The Mangifera indica cultivar Alphonso chromosome 8, CATAS_Mindica_2.1, whole genome shotgun sequence genome has a window encoding:
- the LOC123222943 gene encoding phospholipase A1 PLIP2, chloroplastic-like: MDTLCLKSGITGIAPSISVGGGVEVRSNATQQMSAVGRSRVDKSTGATLPNKTMSSRLFFFGYPFKSLWPGLGGGDGNSKRYKGIALEDAVLVENGDKSNAEVCCENETTMETSYREGRGGNWVLKILHVRSLWKDREDTRHREGLEKEQGAMVDGQMDDDEADDEEECEVCKIDDDEKEFEFDKESFSSLLRKVSLTEAKLYAQMSYLGSLAYCIPKITTGNLLKYRGLRYVTSSIEKKDLAMKHEKNQVASEKQEAESKPEDEAKGKEQKNNGYRISASTAYQIAASAASYLHSHTKSILPFKSSKSDACANLSERGSRTDGNINMMNAEVASVMATTDSVTAVVAAKEEVKQAVADDLKSTRSSPCEWFICDDDQSCTRFFVIQGSESLASWQANLLFEPCQFEEFDVLVHRGIYEAAKGIYEQMLPEIHAHLKACGKLATFRFTGHSLGGSLSLLINLMLLIRGEVPASSLLPVITFGAPSIMCGGDHLLHKLGLPRSHVQAITMHRDIVPRAFSCNYPNHVAELLKAVNGKFRNHPCLNNQKLLYAPMGELLILQPDERISPEHPLLPSGSGLYFLSCPLLDTGDAEKQLQAAKLVFFNSPHPLEILSDRSAYGSEGTIFRDHDMNSYLRSVRSVIRQELNQIRKARREHRRKFWWPLVLPHGIYSGHMSANLGGLYQFRFSGILHTGKESLKRFSRLVASQCMHLLVVLLFPARLLLLGAYNLISFR; this comes from the exons ATGGATACTTTGTGCTTGAAAAGCGGGATCACTGGAATAGCTCCGTCGATCTCCGTGGGCGGGGGCGTTGAAGTCCGTTCAAACGCAACACAACAAATGAGTGCGGTTGGGAGGTCCAGGGTGGATAAATCAACGGGGGCTACGCTGCCTAACAAAACGATGTCGTCGAGGttgtttttttttggatatCCTTTCAAGTCGTTGTGGCCGGGGCTGGGGGGAGGTGATGGAAATAGTAAAAGATACAAAGGGATTGCATTAGAAGACGCCGTTTTGGTGGAGAATGGAGATAAGTCGAATGCTGAAGTCTGTTGCGAGAATGAAACGACAATGGAGACATCGTATAGGGAAGGGCGTGGTGGGAATTGGGTGTTGAAGATTCTGCACGTGAGGTCTCTCTGGAAAGACAGAGAAGACACGAGACATCGTGAAGGATTGGAGAAGGAACAGGGTGCTATGGTGGATGGTCAAATGGACGATGACGAAGCTGATGATGAGGAGGAAtgtgaagtttgtaaaattgatGATGACGAaaaagagtttgagtttgacaaaGAATCTTTTTCAAGTTTGCTACGGAAGGTTTCATTAACTGAAGCCAAGCTCTATGCTCAAATGTCATATTTGGGGAGCTTGGCTTATTGCATTCCAAAAATCACG ACAGGAAATCTACTCAAATATCGTGGCCTACGGTATGTGACTTCTTCAATAGAGAAAAAAGATTTGGCAATGAAACATGAGAAGAATCAGGTGGCTTCTGAAAAGCAGGAAGCAGAAAGCAAGCCAGAGGATGAGGCCAAAGGCAAGGAACAGAAAAACAATGGTTATCGAATCAGTGCATCTACTGCTTATCAAATAGCTGCCTCTGCTGCTTCTTATCTACATTCTCACACAAAGAGCATTCTACCATTCAAATCCTCAAAATCCGATGCTTGTGCAAATTTATCAGAAAGAGGCAGTAGAACTGATGGCAATATTAATATGATGAATGCAGAGGTAGCCTCTGTCATGGCAACCACTGATTCAGTGACGGCTGTGGTTGCTGCAAAGGAGGAAGTGAAGCAAGCTGTTGCAGATGATTTGAAATCAACACGTTCATCACCCTGTGAGTGGTTCATTTGTGATGATGATCAAAGTTGTACGAGGTTCTTTGTCATTCAG GGGTCTGAATCTTTGGCATCCTGGCAGGCAAATTTACTTTTTGAGCCTTGTCAGTTTGAG GAATTCGATGTGCTTGTGCATAGAGGTATATATGAGGCTGCAAAAGGGATATATGAACAGATGTTGCCTGAAATTCATGCACACTTAAAGGCTTGTGGCAAACTTGCAACATTCCGCTTCACTGGACACTCTCTTGGGGGTAGCTTGTCACTACTTATAAACCTTATGTTGCTCATACGGGGTGAAGTGCCAGCATCTTCCTTGCTTCCTGTGATAACATTCGGTGCACCGTCTATCATGTGCGGAGGTGATCATCTTCTTCACAAGCTTGGGTTGCCACGAAGTCATGTTCAGGCAATAACAATGCACAGAGATATAGTCCCTCGGGCCTTCTCTTGTAATTATCCTAATCATGTTGCAGAGCTTCTGAAGGCTGTTAATGGGAAATTCCGTAATCATCCTTGTCTAAATAACCAG AAACTATTATATGCTCCAATGGGGGAGCTTCTAATACTACAGCCGGATGAGAGAATTTCCCCTGAACATCCCCTCCTTCCTTCTGGCAGTGGGTTATATTTTTTAAGCTGCCCATTGTTGGACACTGGTGATGCTGAGAAGCAGCTGCAGGCTGCAAAGTTGGTATTCTTTAATTCCCCACACCCACTTGAGATCCTAAGTGATCGCTCTGCATATGGTTCTGAAGGAACGATTTTCAGAGATCATGATATGAATTCTTATTTAAGATCTGTGCGGAGTGTGATTCGCCAAGAGCTGAATCAGATCAGGAAGGCCAGGAGAGAGCATCGTCGCAAGTTTTGGTGGCCTCTTGTGTTACCGCATGGAATATATTCTGGTCACATGTCAGCAAACTTGGGAGGCCTATACCAATTCAGATTTTCTGGCATCCTTCATACCGGTAAAGAATCCTTAAAACGATTTAGCAGGCTTGTTGCATCACAGTGCATGCATTTGCTTGTGGTGCTCTTGTTCCCTGCAAGATTGTTACTTCTAGGGGCATATAACCTGATCAGCTTCAGATGA